The following coding sequences lie in one Allorhizobium ampelinum S4 genomic window:
- a CDS encoding ArdC family protein has translation MSRKSEGTRTDVYARITDRIVADLEKGVRPWVQPWNAGNLSGWVSRPLRHNGQRYTGLNVLLLWSETIANGFMSASWMTLRQANELGGHVRKGESGATVVYASRFTKTEKGAGGDAVERDIPFLKAYTVFNCDQIDGLPDHFYRRPEPVIKPLERIAHADRFFANTGAVICYGGGQAFYQPSADTIQMPAFETFRDAESYYAVLGHEVTHWVGATHRLNRDLSRYHKDRTDRAREELCADIGASFLCADLGIVPELEPRPDHASYVASWLKLLEGDRRAIFQAAAHAQRAVAYLHALQPQADTEREAA, from the coding sequence ATGAGCAGGAAATCAGAAGGTACGCGCACTGACGTCTATGCGCGGATCACCGACCGCATCGTCGCCGATCTGGAAAAGGGTGTGCGCCCATGGGTGCAGCCGTGGAATGCCGGAAACCTGTCCGGTTGGGTCAGCCGACCGCTGCGCCACAACGGCCAACGCTACACCGGGCTTAATGTTCTTCTTCTCTGGTCGGAGACTATCGCCAACGGCTTCATGTCCGCAAGCTGGATGACGCTTCGGCAGGCGAACGAACTTGGCGGACATGTGCGCAAGGGCGAAAGCGGCGCAACCGTGGTTTATGCGAGCCGCTTTACGAAGACCGAGAAGGGGGCTGGCGGCGACGCGGTTGAGCGCGACATCCCGTTTCTGAAGGCCTACACGGTCTTTAATTGCGACCAGATCGATGGCCTTCCCGACCACTTCTACCGTCGCCCTGAACCGGTCATCAAGCCGCTCGAGCGCATCGCCCATGCCGACCGCTTTTTCGCCAACACTGGAGCGGTCATCTGCTACGGCGGGGGCCAAGCCTTCTATCAGCCGTCCGCCGATACGATCCAGATGCCAGCTTTCGAGACGTTTCGGGATGCGGAGAGTTATTACGCCGTCCTTGGACATGAGGTCACCCACTGGGTCGGCGCAACCCACCGGCTGAATCGCGATCTCAGCCGCTATCACAAGGATCGCACCGATCGCGCGCGCGAAGAGCTTTGTGCAGACATCGGAGCCAGCTTCCTATGCGCCGATCTTGGCATCGTGCCGGAACTGGAGCCGCGGCCAGATCATGCAAGCTATGTGGCCTCGTGGCTGAAGCTGCTTGAAGGTGACCGCCGTGCAATTTTCCAGGCTGCCGCACATGCGCAGCGGGCTGT